GTCCtcagtaatgctgtataacaggcaGAATGTAGCTGAGATTGAAGTAGAATCGCAGATAATGCATTGCAGTAATTGTTAGTCAGAGGCACATTTGAGGCACTTCTCATTCTGCTCTTCATCATTAACACTGTATAATgtgtggaacatagctgaaaacgaagcaaaATGACCACTCCATATTCCAGTCCAGGCCCGCATTTTTTGAGCCGTATAGAGTAGGGatgatagaaataaaaagcaggtCACAGACACCTGCAGCTATAATAGTGGATGTGTAATCCCTAGACTATTTGAATGTGGTATAACTgcagcctcccttgtttcattgcttttattcTTATTCTAATTTGtgaaatttctaattttatgttatagttataactTACAGTTATAGACCACAGATTGACAGTCTTGCTTGGCCTTACAAGTCAGTAACTTGGTCCATGTCACACATTTTCATCATGATTGTATATAAACCAAATTAATTATTTGGATCATTTACCATCCCAGAGTTCTACTTGCCCACCTTAAATACACATTGGCCAGGTTTATGTGTACCTCCCATGTACCAACATTTTCCATAACACTAATAAAGCTATCACATATATCAATTTTTAGATAATGATCAGAGTACAGGTACGTGAGAtagtgatactagtcagttaacaacagagatacttctccactagttgtgaacggaagtcaggagggtacaggtatgtgagacagtgatactagtcagttaacaacataCATTTtaccccactagttgtgaacggaagtcaggagggtacaggtatgtgagacggtgataatagtcagttaacaacagagacttttccccactagttgtgaacggaagtcagcagggtacaggtatgtgagacggtgatactatagtcaggtaacaacagagatttttccccactagttgtgaacggaagtcaacagggtacaggtatgttagatggtgatactagtcagttaagaacagatttttccccactagttgtgaacggaagccagcagggtacaggtatgctagatggtgatactatagtcagttaacaacagagattttccCCCACTAGTGTGTGTGAACGGacgtcagcagggtacaggtatgtgagacggtgatactatagtcaggtaacaacagagatttttccccactagttgtgaacggaaatcagcagggtacaggtatgtgagacggtgatactaTAGTCAGGTAACAACAGAgacttttccccactagttgtgaacagaagtcagcagggtacaggtatgtaagACGGTGATTCTAGTCAGTTAATaacagatttttccccactagttgtgaatggaagccagcagggtacaggtatgtaagACGATAAtaatagtcagttaacaacagagatttcccccccactagttgtgaacggaagtcaagagggtacaggtatgtttgatgatgatactagtcagttaacaacagagatttttgcccactagttgtgaacggaagtcagcagggtacaggtatgtgagacggtgatactatagtcaggtaacaacagagatttttccccactagttgtgaacggaagtcaaCAGGGTACTGGTatgttagatggtgatactagtcagttaagaacagatttttccccactagttgtgaacggaagccagcagggtacaggtatgctagatggtgatactagtcagttaaaaACAGAGACTTTCCCCCACTAGTGTGtgtgaacggaagtcagcagggtacaagtatgtgagacggtgatactaTAATCAggtaacaacagagatttttccccactagttgtgaacggaaatcaggagggtacaggtatgtgagatggtgatactagtcagttaataacagatttttccccactagttgtgaacggaagccagcaggttacaggtatgtgagacggtgataatagtcagttaacaacagagatttttccccactagttgtgaacggaagtcagcagggtacaggtatgtaagacggtgatactagtcagttaataacagatttttccccactagttgtgaacggaagccagcagggtacaggtatgtgagacggtgataatagtcagttaacaacagaaactttccccactagttgtgaacggaagccagcagggtacaggtatgttagatggtgatactagtcagttaacaacagagattttcccccactagttgtgaatggAAGTCaggagggtacaggtatgtatgTGAGGATGGTAATACTAGACCATTACAACAGAGATTTTCCAGTTGGTAGCAGAAGTcggcagggtacaggtatgtgagataGTTATACTAGACTGTTTACAACAGAGATCTTTCCCCaatagttgtgaacggaagtcagcagGGCACAAGTATGTGAACTGTTAATGCTAGACCATTTACAACAGAGATTTTCCACACTAGTTGTGAgcggaagtcagcagggtacaggtacgTATGTGTGGAAATAAACTTGCCTACTGTTTCTTGGGAGTGATAAGAAGCCcagatatacataatacatatttgtACAATATTCATGATCCCTCAACCCTGAGACATAGACTCATTATTAATTAGTTCTCCTTGTGTTTCATTGAAGATGCTGTTGCTTTATGTAAATTTCATAACCTATCATAGTAGTGGGTATTGTTCCTACAGTATGTATTATGCGATTACTATGTCTATagcaagaaaaaaaagaaaacgcCGCTGCGGAACCTGTGCTGGCTGCAGATCAGATAACTGTGGACGCTGCAAGTCCTGCTTAAAACCCACACTTAAGCAAGCGTGTGTTAAAAGACTATGTCTTTCTATGAAATAATTTTATTGATCAACATATACTTTATG
The nucleotide sequence above comes from Dysidea avara chromosome 3, odDysAvar1.4, whole genome shotgun sequence. Encoded proteins:
- the LOC136250737 gene encoding uncharacterized protein isoform X10; amino-acid sequence: MAGEALDIQPQMLIEATIEEQVSTVPTKRCQHCGHQSHIRCEFCGGCEMRFPESQKRLATGPPRKHATDLLSQLYKKANQLNQVGYDIVILGHKVNQKNQSYPIMGTDGPAKGFLRRFENVSKLWRLYFDNDQSTVVNGSQEGTVVNGSQEGTVVNGSQQGTVVNGSQQGTVVNGSQQGTVCVNGRQQGTVVNGNQQGTVVNRSQQGTVVNGSQQGTVVNGSQEGTVVNGSQQGTVVNGSQQGTGMLDGDTSQLRTDFSPLVVNGSQQGTVCVNGSQQGTIVNGNQEGTVVNGSQQGTVVNGSQQGTVVNGSQEGTGMYVRMVILDHYNRDFPVGSRSRQGTVVNGSQQGTIVSGSQQGTARKKRKRRCGTCAGCRSDNCGRCKSCLKPTLKQACVKRLCLSMK
- the LOC136250737 gene encoding uncharacterized protein isoform X11, giving the protein MAGEALDIQPQMLIEATIEEQVSTVPTKRCQHCGHQSHIRCEFCGGCEMRFPESQKRLATGPPRKHATDLLSQLYKKANQLNQVGYDIVILGHKVNQKNQSYPIMGTDGPAKGFLRRFENVSKLWRLYFDNDQSTVVNGSQEGTVVNGSQEGTVVNGSQQGTVVNGSQQGTVVNGSQQGTVCVNGRQQGTVVNGNQQGTVVNGSQQGTVVNGSQQGTVVNGSQQGTGMLDGDTSQLRTDFSPLVVNGSQQGTVCVNGSQQGTIVNGNQEGTVVNGSQQVTVVNGSQQGTVVNGSQQGTVVNGSQQGTVVNGSQEGTGMYVRMVILDHYNRDFPVGSRSRQGTVVNGSQQGTIVSGSQQGTARKKRKRRCGTCAGCRSDNCGRCKSCLKPTLKQACVKRLCLSMK
- the LOC136250737 gene encoding uncharacterized protein isoform X38, coding for MAGEALDIQPQMLIEATIEEQVSTVPTKRCQHCGHQSHIRCEFCGGCEMRFPESQKRLATGPPRKHATDLLSQLYKKANQLNQVGYDIVILGHKVNQKNQSYPIMGTDGPAKGFLRRFENVSKLWRLYFDNDQSTVVNGSQEGTVVNGSQEGTVVNGSQQGTVVNGSQQGTVVNGSQQGTVVNRSQQGTVVNGSQQGTVVNGSQQGTVVNGSQQGTVCVNGSQQGTIVNGNQEGTVVNGSQQVTVVNGSQQGTVVNGSQQGTVVNGSQQGTVVNGSQEGTGMYVRMVILDHYNRDFPVGSRSRQGTVVNGSQQGTIVSGSQQGTARKKRKRRCGTCAGCRSDNCGRCKSCLKPTLKQACVKRLCLSMK
- the LOC136250737 gene encoding uncharacterized protein isoform X7, with protein sequence MAGEALDIQPQMLIEATIEEQVSTVPTKRCQHCGHQSHIRCEFCGGCEMRFPESQKRLATGPPRKHATDLLSQLYKKANQLNQVGYDIVILGHKVNQKNQSYPIMGTDGPAKGFLRRFENVSKLWRLYFDNDQSTVVNGSQEGTVVNGSQEGTVVNGSQQGTVVNGSQQGTVVNGSQQGTVCVNGRQQGTVVNGNQQGTVVNRSQQGTVVNGSQQGTVVNGSQEGTVVNGSQQGTVVNGSQQGTVVNGSQQGTVCVNGSQQGTIVNGNQEGTVVNGSQQVTVVNGSQQGTVVNGSQQGTVVNGSQQGTVVNGSQEGTGMYVRMVILDHYNRDFPVGSRSRQGTVVNGSQQGTIVSGSQQGTARKKRKRRCGTCAGCRSDNCGRCKSCLKPTLKQACVKRLCLSMK
- the LOC136250737 gene encoding uncharacterized protein isoform X18 — encoded protein: MAGEALDIQPQMLIEATIEEQVSTVPTKRCQHCGHQSHIRCEFCGGCEMRFPESQKRLATGPPRKHATDLLSQLYKKANQLNQVGYDIVILGHKVNQKNQSYPIMGTDGPAKGFLRRFENVSKLWRLYFDNDQSTVVNGSQEGTVVNGSQEGTVVNGSQQGTVVNGSQQGTVVNGSQQGTVCVNGRQQGTVVNGNQQGTVVNRSQQGTVVNGSQQGTVVNGSQEGTVVNGSQQGTVVNGSQQGTVVNGSQQGTVCVNGSQQGTIVNGNQEGTVVNGSQQGTVVNGSQQGTVVNGSQEGTGMYVRMVILDHYNRDFPVGSRSRQGTVVNGSQQGTIVSGSQQGTARKKRKRRCGTCAGCRSDNCGRCKSCLKPTLKQACVKRLCLSMK
- the LOC136250737 gene encoding uncharacterized protein isoform X13; translated protein: MAGEALDIQPQMLIEATIEEQVSTVPTKRCQHCGHQSHIRCEFCGGCEMRFPESQKRLATGPPRKHATDLLSQLYKKANQLNQVGYDIVILGHKVNQKNQSYPIMGTDGPAKGFLRRFENVSKLWRLYFDNDQSTVVNGSQEGTVVNGSQEGTVVNGSQQGTVVNGSQQGTVVNGSQQGTVCVNGRQQGTVVNGNQQGTVVNRSQQGTVVNGSQQGTVVNGSQEGTVVNGSQQGTVVNGSQQGTVCVNGSQQGTIVNGNQEGTVVNGSQQVTVVNGSQQGTVVNGSQQGTVVNGSQQGTVVNGSQEGTGMYVRMVILDHYNRDFPVGSRSRQGTVVNGSQQGTIVSGSQQGTARKKRKRRCGTCAGCRSDNCGRCKSCLKPTLKQACVKRLCLSMK
- the LOC136250737 gene encoding uncharacterized protein isoform X32 — protein: MAGEALDIQPQMLIEATIEEQVSTVPTKRCQHCGHQSHIRCEFCGGCEMRFPESQKRLATGPPRKHATDLLSQLYKKANQLNQVGYDIVILGHKVNQKNQSYPIMGTDGPAKGFLRRFENVSKLWRLYFDNDQSTVVNGSQEGTVVNGSQEGTVVNGSQQGTVVNGSQQGTVVNGSQQGTVCVNGRQQGTVVNGNQQGTVVNRSQQGTVVNGSQQGTVVNGSQEGTVVNGSQQGTVVNGSQQGTVVNGSQQGTVVNGSQQGTVVNGSQQGTVVNGSQQGTVVNGSQEGTGMYVRMVILDHYNRDFPVGSRSRQGTVVNGSQQGTIVSGSQQGTARKKRKRRCGTCAGCRSDNCGRCKSCLKPTLKQACVKRLCLSMK
- the LOC136250737 gene encoding autotransporter CRAC-like isoform X1; this encodes MAGEALDIQPQMLIEATIEEQVSTVPTKRCQHCGHQSHIRCEFCGGCEMRFPESQKRLATGPPRKHATDLLSQLYKKANQLNQVGYDIVILGHKVNQKNQSYPIMGTDGPAKGFLRRFENVSKLWRLYFDNDQSTVVNGSQEGTVVNGSQEGTVVNGSQQGTVVNGSQQGTVVNGSQQGTVCVNGRQQGTVVNGNQQGTVVNRSQQGTVVNGSQQGTVVNGSQEGTVVNGSQQGTVVNGSQQGTGMLDGDTSQLRTDFSPLVVNGSQQGTVCVNGSQQGTIVNGNQEGTVVNGSQQVTVVNGSQQGTVVNGSQQGTVVNGSQQGTVVNGSQEGTGMYVRMVILDHYNRDFPVGSRSRQGTVVNGSQQGTIVSGSQQGTARKKRKRRCGTCAGCRSDNCGRCKSCLKPTLKQACVKRLCLSMK
- the LOC136250737 gene encoding uncharacterized protein isoform X35 translates to MAGEALDIQPQMLIEATIEEQVSTVPTKRCQHCGHQSHIRCEFCGGCEMRFPESQKRLATGPPRKHATDLLSQLYKKANQLNQVGYDIVILGHKVNQKNQSYPIMGTDGPAKGFLRRFENVSKLWRLYFDNDQSTVVNGSQEGTVVNGSQEGTVVNGSQQGTVVNGSQQGTVVNGSQQGTVVNGSQQGTVVNGSQQGTGMLDGDTSQLRTDFSPLVVNGSQQGTVCVNGSQQGTIVNGNQEGTVVNGSQQVTVVNGSQQGTVVNGSQQGTVVNGSQQGTVVNGSQEGTGMYVRMVILDHYNRDFPVGSRSRQGTVVNGSQQGTIVSGSQQGTARKKRKRRCGTCAGCRSDNCGRCKSCLKPTLKQACVKRLCLSMK
- the LOC136250737 gene encoding uncharacterized protein isoform X3, translated to MAGEALDIQPQMLIEATIEEQVSTVPTKRCQHCGHQSHIRCEFCGGCEMRFPESQKRLATGPPRKHATDLLSQLYKKANQLNQVGYDIVILGHKVNQKNQSYPIMGTDGPAKGFLRRFENVSKLWRLYFDNDQSTVVNGSQEGTVVNGSQEGTVVNGSQQGTVVNGSQQGTVVNGSQQGTVCVNGRQQGTVVNGNQQGTVVNRSQQGTVVNGSQEGTVVNGSQQGTVVNGSQQGTGMLDGDTSQLRTDFSPLVVNGSQQGTVCVNGSQQGTIVNGNQEGTVVNGSQQVTVVNGSQQGTVVNGSQQGTVVNGSQQGTVVNGSQEGTGMYVRMVILDHYNRDFPVGSRSRQGTVVNGSQQGTIVSGSQQGTARKKRKRRCGTCAGCRSDNCGRCKSCLKPTLKQACVKRLCLSMK
- the LOC136250737 gene encoding MARCO-like protein isoform X41; the encoded protein is MAGEALDIQPQMLIEATIEEQVSTVPTKRCQHCGHQSHIRCEFCGGCEMRFPESQKRLATGPPRKHATDLLSQLYKKANQLNQVGYDIVILGHKVNQKNQSYPIMGTDGPAKGFLRRFENVSKLWRLYFDNDQSTVVNGSQEGTVVNGSQEGTVVNGSQQGTVVNGSQQGTVVNGSQQGTVVNGSQQGTVVNGSQQGTVVNGSQQGTVCVNGSQQGTIVNGNQEGTVVNGSQQVTVVNGSQQGTVVNGSQQGTVVNGSQQGTVVNGSQEGTGMYVRMVILDHYNRDFPVGSRSRQGTVVNGSQQGTIVSGSQQGTARKKRKRRCGTCAGCRSDNCGRCKSCLKPTLKQACVKRLCLSMK
- the LOC136250737 gene encoding MARCO-like protein isoform X14; translation: MAGEALDIQPQMLIEATIEEQVSTVPTKRCQHCGHQSHIRCEFCGGCEMRFPESQKRLATGPPRKHATDLLSQLYKKANQLNQVGYDIVILGHKVNQKNQSYPIMGTDGPAKGFLRRFENVSKLWRLYFDNDQSTVVNGSQEGTVVNGSQEGTVVNGSQQGTVVNGSQQGTVVNGSQQGTVCVNGRQQGTVVNGNQQGTVVNRSQQGTVVNGSQQGTVVNGSQEGTVVNGSQQGTVVNGSQQGTGMLDGDTSQLRTDFSPLVVNGSQQGTVCVNGSQQGTIVNGNQEGTVVNGSQQVTVVNGSQQGTVVNGSQQGTVVNGSQEGTVGSRSRQGTVVNGSQQGTIVSGSQQGTARKKRKRRCGTCAGCRSDNCGRCKSCLKPTLKQACVKRLCLSMK
- the LOC136250737 gene encoding uncharacterized protein isoform X6; the protein is MAGEALDIQPQMLIEATIEEQVSTVPTKRCQHCGHQSHIRCEFCGGCEMRFPESQKRLATGPPRKHATDLLSQLYKKANQLNQVGYDIVILGHKVNQKNQSYPIMGTDGPAKGFLRRFENVSKLWRLYFDNDQSTVVNGSQEGTVVNGSQEGTVVNGSQQGTVVNGSQQGTVCVNGRQQGTVVNGNQQGTVVNRSQQGTVVNGSQQGTVVNGSQEGTVVNGSQQGTVVNGSQQGTGMLDGDTSQLRTDFSPLVVNGSQQGTVCVNGSQQGTIVNGNQEGTVVNGSQQVTVVNGSQQGTVVNGSQQGTVVNGSQQGTVVNGSQEGTGMYVRMVILDHYNRDFPVGSRSRQGTVVNGSQQGTIVSGSQQGTARKKRKRRCGTCAGCRSDNCGRCKSCLKPTLKQACVKRLCLSMK
- the LOC136250737 gene encoding protein rtoA-like isoform X8 produces the protein MAGEALDIQPQMLIEATIEEQVSTVPTKRCQHCGHQSHIRCEFCGGCEMRFPESQKRLATGPPRKHATDLLSQLYKKANQLNQVGYDIVILGHKVNQKNQSYPIMGTDGPAKGFLRRFENVSKLWRLYFDNDQSTVVNGSQEGTVVNGSQEGTVVNGSQQGTVVNGSQQGTVVNGSQQGTVCVNGRQQGTVVNGNQQGTVVNRSQQGTVVNGSQQGTVVNGSQEGTVVNGSQQGTVVNGSQQGTGMLDGDTSQLRTDFSPLVVNGSQQGTVCVNGSQQGTIVNGNQEGTVVNGSQQVTVVNGSQQGTVVNGSQQGTVVNGSQQGTVVNGSQEGTVGSRSRQGTVVNGSQQGTIVSGSQQGTARKKRKRRCGTCAGCRSDNCGRCKSCLKPTLKQACVKRLCLSMK
- the LOC136250737 gene encoding uncharacterized protein isoform X17 produces the protein MAGEALDIQPQMLIEATIEEQVSTVPTKRCQHCGHQSHIRCEFCGGCEMRFPESQKRLATGPPRKHATDLLSQLYKKANQLNQVGYDIVILGHKVNQKNQSYPIMGTDGPAKGFLRRFENVSKLWRLYFDNDQSTVVNGSQEGTVVNGSQEGTVVNGSQQGTVVNGSQQGTVVNRSQQGTVVNGSQQGTVVNGSQEGTVVNGSQQGTVVNGSQQGTGMLDGDTSQLRTDFSPLVVNGSQQGTVCVNGSQQGTIVNGNQEGTVVNGSQQVTVVNGSQQGTVVNGSQQGTVVNGSQQGTVVNGSQEGTGMYVRMVILDHYNRDFPVGSRSRQGTVVNGSQQGTIVSGSQQGTARKKRKRRCGTCAGCRSDNCGRCKSCLKPTLKQACVKRLCLSMK
- the LOC136250737 gene encoding uncharacterized protein isoform X27, with translation MAGEALDIQPQMLIEATIEEQVSTVPTKRCQHCGHQSHIRCEFCGGCEMRFPESQKRLATGPPRKHATDLLSQLYKKANQLNQVGYDIVILGHKVNQKNQSYPIMGTDGPAKGFLRRFENVSKLWRLYFDNDQSTVVNGSQEGTVVNGSQEGTVVNGSQQGTVVNGSQQGTVVNGSQQGTVCVNGRQQGTVVNGNQQGTVVNRSQQGTVVNGSQQGTVVNGSQEGTVVNGSQQGTVVNGSQQGTGMLDGDTSQLRTDFSPLVVNGSQQGTVCVNGSQQGTIVNGNQEGTVVNGSQQVTVVNGSQQGTVVNGSQQGTVVNGSQQGTIVSGSQQGTARKKRKRRCGTCAGCRSDNCGRCKSCLKPTLKQACVKRLCLSMK
- the LOC136250737 gene encoding uncharacterized protein isoform X2 — its product is MAGEALDIQPQMLIEATIEEQVSTVPTKRCQHCGHQSHIRCEFCGGCEMRFPESQKRLATGPPRKHATDLLSQLYKKANQLNQVGYDIVILGHKVNQKNQSYPIMGTDGPAKGFLRRFENVSKLWRLYFDNDQSTVVNGSQEGTVVNGSQEGTVVNGSQQGTVVNGSQQGTVVNGSQQGTVCVNGRQQGTVVNGNQQGTVVNRSQQGTVVNGSQQGTVVNGSQQGTVVNGSQQGTGMLDGDTSQLRTDFSPLVVNGSQQGTVCVNGSQQGTIVNGNQEGTVVNGSQQVTVVNGSQQGTVVNGSQQGTVVNGSQQGTVVNGSQEGTGMYVRMVILDHYNRDFPVGSRSRQGTVVNGSQQGTIVSGSQQGTARKKRKRRCGTCAGCRSDNCGRCKSCLKPTLKQACVKRLCLSMK
- the LOC136250737 gene encoding uncharacterized protein isoform X46, which translates into the protein MAGEALDIQPQMLIEATIEEQVSTVPTKRCQHCGHQSHIRCEFCGGCEMRFPESQKRLATGPPRKHATDLLSQLYKKANQLNQVGYDIVILGHKVNQKNQSYPIMGTDGPAKGFLRRFENVSKLWRLYFDNDQSTVVNGSQEGTVVNGSQEGTVVNGSQQGTVVNGSQQGTVVNGSQQGTVCVNGRQQGTVVNGNQQGTVVNRSQQGTVVNGSQQGTVVNGSQEGTVVNGSQQGTVVNGNQEGTVVNGSQQVTVVNGSQQGTVVNGSQQGTVVNGSQQGTIVSGSQQGTARKKRKRRCGTCAGCRSDNCGRCKSCLKPTLKQACVKRLCLSMK
- the LOC136250737 gene encoding uncharacterized protein isoform X45, with amino-acid sequence MAGEALDIQPQMLIEATIEEQVSTVPTKRCQHCGHQSHIRCEFCGGCEMRFPESQKRLATGPPRKHATDLLSQLYKKANQLNQVGYDIVILGHKVNQKNQSYPIMGTDGPAKGFLRRFENVSKLWRLYFDNDQSTVVNGSQEGTVVNGSQEGTVVNGSQQGTVVNGSQQGTVVNGSQQGTVCVNGRQQGTVVNGNQQGTVVNRSQQGTVVNGSQQGTVVNGSQEGTVVNGSQQGTVVNGSQQGTVVNGSQQGTVVNGSQQGTVVNGSQQGTVVNGSQQGTIVSGSQQGTARKKRKRRCGTCAGCRSDNCGRCKSCLKPTLKQACVKRLCLSMK
- the LOC136250737 gene encoding uncharacterized protein isoform X43; protein product: MAGEALDIQPQMLIEATIEEQVSTVPTKRCQHCGHQSHIRCEFCGGCEMRFPESQKRLATGPPRKHATDLLSQLYKKANQLNQVGYDIVILGHKVNQKNQSYPIMGTDGPAKGFLRRFENVSKLWRLYFDNDQSTVVNGSQEGTVVNGSQEGTVVNGSQQGTVVNGSQQGTVVNGSQQGTVCVNGRQQGTVVNGNQQGTVVNRSQQGTVVNGSQQGTVVNGSQQGTVVNGSQQGTVVNGSQQGTVVNGSQEGTGMYVRMVILDHYNRDFPVGSRSRQGTVVNGSQQGTIVSGSQQGTARKKRKRRCGTCAGCRSDNCGRCKSCLKPTLKQACVKRLCLSMK
- the LOC136250737 gene encoding uncharacterized protein isoform X12 — encoded protein: MAGEALDIQPQMLIEATIEEQVSTVPTKRCQHCGHQSHIRCEFCGGCEMRFPESQKRLATGPPRKHATDLLSQLYKKANQLNQVGYDIVILGHKVNQKNQSYPIMGTDGPAKGFLRRFENVSKLWRLYFDNDQSTVVNGSQEGTVVNGSQEGTVVNGSQQGTVVNGSQQGTVVNGSQQGTVVNRSQQGTVVNGSQQGTVVNGSQEGTVVNGSQQGTVVNGSQQGTGMLDGDTSQLRTDFSPLVVNGSQQGTVCVNGSQQGTIVNGNQEGTVVNGSQQVTVVNGSQQGTVVNGSQQGTVVNGSQQGTVVNGSQEGTGMYVRMVILDHYNRDFPVGSRSRQGTVVNGSQQGTIVSGSQQGTARKKRKRRCGTCAGCRSDNCGRCKSCLKPTLKQACVKRLCLSMK
- the LOC136250737 gene encoding uncharacterized protein isoform X48; translated protein: MAGEALDIQPQMLIEATIEEQVSTVPTKRCQHCGHQSHIRCEFCGGCEMRFPESQKRLATGPPRKHATDLLSQLYKKANQLNQVGYDIVILGHKVNQKNQSYPIMGTDGPAKGFLRRFENVSKLWRLYFDNDQSTVVNGSQEGTVVNGSQEGTVVNGSQQGTVVNGSQQGTVVNGSQQGTVVNGSQQGTVVNGSQQGTVVNGSQQGTVVNGSQQGTVVNGSQQGTVVNGSQQGTVVNGSQEGTGMYVRMVILDHYNRDFPVGSRSRQGTVVNGSQQGTIVSGSQQGTARKKRKRRCGTCAGCRSDNCGRCKSCLKPTLKQACVKRLCLSMK
- the LOC136250737 gene encoding uncharacterized protein isoform X22 — its product is MAGEALDIQPQMLIEATIEEQVSTVPTKRCQHCGHQSHIRCEFCGGCEMRFPESQKRLATGPPRKHATDLLSQLYKKANQLNQVGYDIVILGHKVNQKNQSYPIMGTDGPAKGFLRRFENVSKLWRLYFDNDQSTVVNGSQEGTVVNGSQEGTVVNGSQQGTVVNGSQQGTVVNGSQQGTVCVNGRQQGTVVNGNQQGTVVNGSQQGTVVNGSQEGTVVNGSQQGTVVNGSQQGTVCVNGSQQGTIVNGNQEGTVVNGSQQVTVVNGSQQGTVVNGSQQGTVVNGSQQGTVVNGSQEGTGMYVRMVILDHYNRDFPVGSRSRQGTVVNGSQQGTIVSGSQQGTARKKRKRRCGTCAGCRSDNCGRCKSCLKPTLKQACVKRLCLSMK